One genomic window of Cannabis sativa cultivar Pink pepper isolate KNU-18-1 chromosome 2, ASM2916894v1, whole genome shotgun sequence includes the following:
- the LOC115719686 gene encoding uncharacterized protein LOC115719686 isoform X2 encodes MGSLGIEAVEKKAMWLYPKVMGFNPSERWGHSTCYAQGILYVFGGCCGGLHFGDVLLLNLDTMVWNALVSTGEGPGPRDSHSAVVVGQKMVVFGGTNGSKKVNDLHILDLGKKEWMQPECKGTPPSPRESHTATLVSDEKLVIFGGSGEGEGNYLNDLHILDLKTMTWSSPEVKGDVPVPRDSHSAVTFGNKLFVYGGDCGDRYNGDVDMLDMDTLTWSRLSVQGSSPGVRAGHAAVNIGTKVYVIGGVGDKHYYNDVWILDVSTCSWTQLVIRGQQPQGRFSHTAIVADFDIAIYGGCGEDERPLNELLVLQLGADHPNGRYNISMCKIFGNHWNQDKRRSLRREGNNDMKTIFLGNNVVVRERAYELESERKRPFPFNSDTLHPKRKRTSTAKVWDVESEQEEHSLSLSHSSSPSLSDQEQTTTQRAADSVTGSQGFNLFKQLNETPNNDKPRNVSSRQKESINAVQRTSKDHLLGECQSQTNNGHLGRNNTHFLDPGSNQHPIGAEVRGKVDGVFDSGYLMTATVNGKLFRGVLFAPGLGVIPRGPVLPQTPHTAATQQFPSSPHTEPRYRLFQQPTKNSSQRSAQSFPQAHQMARPFPVVRPTPSSSLPKESPSLRSDLQGVILTLGGPGSSQH; translated from the exons atgggGTCTTTGGGGATTGAAGCTGTAGAGAAGAAGGCAATGTGGCTTTATCCTAAGGTTATGGGATTTAATCCTTCTGAAAGATGGGGGCACTCTACTTGTTATGCTCAAGGGATTCTCTATGTATTTGGg GGGTGTTGTGGAGGCTTGCATTTTGGTGATGTTCTTCTGCTAAATCTTGACACAATGGTTTGGAATGCTCTTGTATCCACAGGCGAAGGCCCTGGCCCGAGAGACAGCCACAGCGCGGTTGTTGTGGGGCAGAAAATGGTGGTTTTCGGGGGTACAAATGGCTCGAAGAAAGTAAACGATCTGCATATACTAGATTTAGGAAAGAAAGAATGGATGCAACCCGAATGCAAAGGAACCCCGCCTTCACCTCGCGAAAGTCACACTGCTACACTAGTGAGTGATGAGAAGCTAGTGATATTTGGAGGCAGTGGTGAAGGTGAAGGAAATTACTTGAATGATTTGCATATTCTTGATCTCAAAACCATGACATGGAGTTCCCCTGAAGTTAAGGGTGATGTTCCTGTCCCTAGAGATAGTCATAGTGCTGTTACATTTGGAAACAAGCTCTTTGTTTATGGTGGAGATTGTGGTGATCGGTATAATGGCGATGTTGACATGCTCGATATGGATACCTTAACTTGGTCGCGG CTATCTGTGCAAGGATCTTCGCCTGGTGTAAGGGCGGGCCATGCTGCTGTAAACATTGGGACAAAG GTCTATGTCATTGGTGGAGTTGGGGACAAACATTACTACAATGATGTTTGGATCCTTGATGTGAGTACTTGCTCTTGGACTCAGCTTGTTATACGAGGCCAACAACCACAAGGGCGATTCTCTCACACTGCCATTGTTGCAGACTTTGATATTGCCATCTATGGCGG ATGTGGCGAGGACGAGCGCCCTCTCAATGAGTTATTGGTGTTGCAACTCGGAGCAGATCATCCCAATGGCCGTTACAacatttccatgtgcaagattttTGGAAACCATTGGAACCAAGATAAGAGGAGGTCATTGAGAAGAGAAGGAAATAATGACATG AAAACAATATTTTTGGGGAACAATGTGGTAGTAAGGGAAAGAGCCTATGAACTAGAATCCGAAAGAAAACGGCCTTTTCCTTTCAATTCAG aTACTTTACACCCAAAGAGGAAAAGAACATCAACAGCGAAAGTATGGGATGTCGAATCAGAGCAAGAGGAGCATTCTCTTTCGCTTTCTCATAGTTCCTCGCCATCACTATCTGATCAAGAACAGACCACGACTCAAAGAGCCGCTGATTCAGTTACCGGTTCTCAAGGATTTAATTTGTTCAAGCAACTAAACGAGACTCCAAACAATGACAAACCTCGAAATGTTTCAAGTAGACAGAAAGAGTCGATAAACGCTGTACAAAGGACTTCAAAAGATCACCTTTTAGGGGAATGTCAATCCCAGACTAATAATGGTCACTTGGGTAGAAATAACACTCACTTCTTAGATCCAGGGTCAAATCAGCACCCG ATTGGAGCTGAGGTTCGAGGAAAAGTCGATGGAGTATTCGACTCGGGTTATTTAATGACTGCAACTGTTAATGGAAAGCTATTCAGAGGAGTCTTGTTTGCACCA GGACTTGGAGTCATCCCAAGAGGACCGGTTCTCCCACAAACCCCACACACGGCTGCAACTCAGCAGTTTCCTAGCTCGCCTCACACTGAACCGCGCTATAGGCTTTTCCAGCAACCGACGAAGAACTCAAGTCAAAGATCTGCTCAAAGCTTCCCACAAGCTCATCAAATGGCTAGACCATTTCCTGTGGTTAGACCTACTCCTTCTTCATCTTTGCCCAAAGAATCACCAAGCCTTAGAAGTGATCTTCAAGGTGTGATTTTAACACTGGGAGGACCCGGAAGCAGCCAACATTAG
- the LOC115719686 gene encoding acyl-CoA-binding domain-containing protein 4 isoform X1, producing MGSLGIEAVEKKAMWLYPKVMGFNPSERWGHSTCYAQGILYVFGGCCGGLHFGDVLLLNLDTMVWNALVSTGEGPGPRDSHSAVVVGQKMVVFGGTNGSKKVNDLHILDLGKKEWMQPECKGTPPSPRESHTATLVSDEKLVIFGGSGEGEGNYLNDLHILDLKTMTWSSPEVKGDVPVPRDSHSAVTFGNKLFVYGGDCGDRYNGDVDMLDMDTLTWSRLSVQGSSPGVRAGHAAVNIGTKVYVIGGVGDKHYYNDVWILDVSTCSWTQLVIRGQQPQGRFSHTAIVADFDIAIYGGCGEDERPLNELLVLQLGADHPNGRYNISMCKIFGNHWNQDKRRSLRREGNNDMKTIFLGNNVVVRERAYELESERKRPFPFNSDTLHPKRKRTSTAKVWDVESEQEEHSLSLSHSSSPSLSDQEQTTTQRAADSVTGSQGFNLFKQLNETPNNDKPRNVSSRQKESINAVQRTSKDHLLGECQSQTNNGHLGRNNTHFLDPGSNQHPIGAEVRGKVDGVFDSGYLMTATVNGKLFRGVLFAPQGLGVIPRGPVLPQTPHTAATQQFPSSPHTEPRYRLFQQPTKNSSQRSAQSFPQAHQMARPFPVVRPTPSSSLPKESPSLRSDLQGVILTLGGPGSSQH from the exons atgggGTCTTTGGGGATTGAAGCTGTAGAGAAGAAGGCAATGTGGCTTTATCCTAAGGTTATGGGATTTAATCCTTCTGAAAGATGGGGGCACTCTACTTGTTATGCTCAAGGGATTCTCTATGTATTTGGg GGGTGTTGTGGAGGCTTGCATTTTGGTGATGTTCTTCTGCTAAATCTTGACACAATGGTTTGGAATGCTCTTGTATCCACAGGCGAAGGCCCTGGCCCGAGAGACAGCCACAGCGCGGTTGTTGTGGGGCAGAAAATGGTGGTTTTCGGGGGTACAAATGGCTCGAAGAAAGTAAACGATCTGCATATACTAGATTTAGGAAAGAAAGAATGGATGCAACCCGAATGCAAAGGAACCCCGCCTTCACCTCGCGAAAGTCACACTGCTACACTAGTGAGTGATGAGAAGCTAGTGATATTTGGAGGCAGTGGTGAAGGTGAAGGAAATTACTTGAATGATTTGCATATTCTTGATCTCAAAACCATGACATGGAGTTCCCCTGAAGTTAAGGGTGATGTTCCTGTCCCTAGAGATAGTCATAGTGCTGTTACATTTGGAAACAAGCTCTTTGTTTATGGTGGAGATTGTGGTGATCGGTATAATGGCGATGTTGACATGCTCGATATGGATACCTTAACTTGGTCGCGG CTATCTGTGCAAGGATCTTCGCCTGGTGTAAGGGCGGGCCATGCTGCTGTAAACATTGGGACAAAG GTCTATGTCATTGGTGGAGTTGGGGACAAACATTACTACAATGATGTTTGGATCCTTGATGTGAGTACTTGCTCTTGGACTCAGCTTGTTATACGAGGCCAACAACCACAAGGGCGATTCTCTCACACTGCCATTGTTGCAGACTTTGATATTGCCATCTATGGCGG ATGTGGCGAGGACGAGCGCCCTCTCAATGAGTTATTGGTGTTGCAACTCGGAGCAGATCATCCCAATGGCCGTTACAacatttccatgtgcaagattttTGGAAACCATTGGAACCAAGATAAGAGGAGGTCATTGAGAAGAGAAGGAAATAATGACATG AAAACAATATTTTTGGGGAACAATGTGGTAGTAAGGGAAAGAGCCTATGAACTAGAATCCGAAAGAAAACGGCCTTTTCCTTTCAATTCAG aTACTTTACACCCAAAGAGGAAAAGAACATCAACAGCGAAAGTATGGGATGTCGAATCAGAGCAAGAGGAGCATTCTCTTTCGCTTTCTCATAGTTCCTCGCCATCACTATCTGATCAAGAACAGACCACGACTCAAAGAGCCGCTGATTCAGTTACCGGTTCTCAAGGATTTAATTTGTTCAAGCAACTAAACGAGACTCCAAACAATGACAAACCTCGAAATGTTTCAAGTAGACAGAAAGAGTCGATAAACGCTGTACAAAGGACTTCAAAAGATCACCTTTTAGGGGAATGTCAATCCCAGACTAATAATGGTCACTTGGGTAGAAATAACACTCACTTCTTAGATCCAGGGTCAAATCAGCACCCG ATTGGAGCTGAGGTTCGAGGAAAAGTCGATGGAGTATTCGACTCGGGTTATTTAATGACTGCAACTGTTAATGGAAAGCTATTCAGAGGAGTCTTGTTTGCACCA CAGGGACTTGGAGTCATCCCAAGAGGACCGGTTCTCCCACAAACCCCACACACGGCTGCAACTCAGCAGTTTCCTAGCTCGCCTCACACTGAACCGCGCTATAGGCTTTTCCAGCAACCGACGAAGAACTCAAGTCAAAGATCTGCTCAAAGCTTCCCACAAGCTCATCAAATGGCTAGACCATTTCCTGTGGTTAGACCTACTCCTTCTTCATCTTTGCCCAAAGAATCACCAAGCCTTAGAAGTGATCTTCAAGGTGTGATTTTAACACTGGGAGGACCCGGAAGCAGCCAACATTAG